A genomic window from Desulfuromonas sp. includes:
- a CDS encoding carbamoyl phosphate synthase small subunit produces MQALLALADGRVFKGRSIGATGEISGEVVFNTSMTGYQEILTDPSYCGEIVTMTYTKIGNYGINSEDVESRRPFLSGFIVKEACSTPSNWRSEMTLDSYLKENNIIGIEGIDTRALVRHIRTKGAQVGVLSTIDLDPESLVAKAGLAPGLVGRDLVREVTCEEPYHWSEGTWDLESGYRAAPANPKYRVVAYDFGIKRNILRNLVDHGCDVTVVPADTPADEVMAMNPDGVFLSNGPGDPEPITYAQENIRQLLGKVPLFGICLGHQLLAIALGGKTYKLKFGHRGGNQPVRRGDGHNVEITSQNHGFAVDSDSIKGLAEVGHINLNDFTVEGICHNNLPAFSVQYHPEASPGPHDARYLFGRFIDLMDNFKKNV; encoded by the coding sequence ATGCAAGCCTTACTGGCCCTGGCCGATGGCCGCGTTTTCAAAGGCCGCTCAATCGGCGCCACCGGCGAGATTTCCGGGGAAGTTGTGTTCAATACCAGCATGACCGGTTATCAGGAGATCCTGACCGATCCATCTTATTGTGGCGAAATAGTCACGATGACCTATACCAAGATCGGTAATTACGGTATCAATTCTGAAGACGTCGAATCCCGCCGACCGTTCCTCTCCGGTTTTATCGTCAAGGAAGCCTGTTCGACGCCGAGCAACTGGCGTTCGGAGATGACTCTTGATTCTTATCTCAAGGAGAATAATATCATCGGGATTGAAGGGATCGATACCCGGGCCCTGGTTCGCCATATCCGAACCAAAGGGGCCCAGGTCGGGGTTCTGTCGACGATTGATCTCGATCCGGAGAGCCTCGTTGCCAAAGCCGGTCTGGCACCGGGCCTGGTTGGTCGTGACCTGGTACGGGAGGTGACCTGTGAGGAGCCGTATCACTGGAGCGAGGGGACCTGGGATCTGGAGTCAGGGTACCGGGCGGCGCCGGCAAATCCGAAGTACAGGGTTGTTGCCTACGATTTCGGAATCAAGCGGAACATCCTGCGCAACCTGGTTGATCACGGCTGTGATGTCACTGTTGTCCCGGCCGATACTCCGGCCGACGAAGTTATGGCGATGAACCCGGATGGTGTCTTTTTAAGCAACGGTCCCGGCGATCCGGAACCGATTACTTATGCCCAGGAAAATATCCGTCAACTGCTTGGCAAAGTTCCGCTGTTCGGCATCTGCCTCGGCCATCAGTTGCTGGCAATCGCTCTCGGTGGCAAAACCTACAAGTTGAAATTCGGTCATCGTGGCGGTAATCAACCGGTCCGGAGAGGGGACGGCCACAATGTCGAGATTACTTCACAGAATCACGGCTTTGCCGTTGATTCAGATTCAATCAAAGGCCTGGCCGAGGTCGGCCATATAAATCTCAATGACTTTACCGTTGAGGGGATCTGTCACAATAACTTGCCGGCATTCTCGGTACAATATCACCCCGAAGCTTCTCCGGGCCCGCACGATGCCCGTTACCTGTTTGGTCGTTTTATTGATTTGATGGATAATTTCAAAAAAAACGTTTAA
- the carB gene encoding carbamoyl phosphate synthase large subunit (four CarB-CarA dimers form the carbamoyl phosphate synthetase holoenzyme that catalyzes the production of carbamoyl phosphate; CarB is responsible for the amidotransferase activity): MPKRTDLKTILIIGAGPIVIGQACEFDYSGTQACKALKEEGYRVVLLNSNPATIMTDPDFADRTYIEPVTPETLRRIIEKERPDALLPTLGGQTALNTAVTVARDGTLEKFGVEMIGAKLEAIEKAEDRTLFKQAMDKIGVEVPRSGFAHSYDEAMQVVEHVGFPAIIRPSYTLGGTGGGIAYNREEYERMVMAGIEASPTDEVLVEESVIGWKEYELEVMRDLADNVVIICSIENFDSMGVHTGDSITVAPAQTLTDKEYQLLRDASLKIIREIGVETGGSNIQFGINPVDGRMVIIEMNPRVSRSSALASKATGFPIAKIAAKLSVGYTLDEIPNDITKETFAAFEPTIDYVVTKVPRFTFEKFPQADATLTTQMKSVGEAMAIGRTFKESFQKSLRSLEIGSSGFESRMFAEPGDYRRSLSQDELSDLEAKLRVPNWERLWYLADALRAGFTVDRIFKLTGIDPWFVDNISQIVEMERALIDSADQFHKKGSLLKESLHEAKQFGFSDKRLAVLWKTDEDSIRAYRQEAGIRPVYKRVDTCGAEFEAFTPYLYSTYEEECEAEPSDKKKIMILGGGPNRIGQGIEFDYCCVHGVFALAEDGFETIMVNCNPETVSTDYDTSDRLYFEPLTLEDVLEIVHTEKPDGVIVQFGGQTPLKLAVALEREGVPIIGTTPDAIDRAEDRERFQALLHKLDLKQPDNGIARSFEEAEKIAVQIGYPVVVRPSYVLGGRAMEIVYETEQLRNYMKYAVDASPEHPILVDKFLEDAIEIDVDALADGTDVVIGGIMQHIEEAGIHSGDSACALPPYSLEEPLIDEIRRQTIALALELDVSGLMNIQFAIKDDDVYLIEVNPRASRTAPFVSKATGRPLAKIAARIMACRSLKDQGIEGEIVPKHVSVKESVFPFVKFPGVDTLLGPEMKSTGEVMGIDYDFGKAFAKAQLGAGVNLPLQGTVFVSVKDSDKKHILEPVQRIVAAGFRIMATGGTASYLNEHGVEVETINKVKEGRPHCVDAIKSQQIDMVFNTTFGAQSIVDSFSIRREALMGNVAYFTTVAGIRAAVDGILAMKRESLDSTPIQEYYPSK; this comes from the coding sequence ATGCCAAAGCGTACAGATCTTAAAACCATATTGATTATCGGAGCCGGACCGATTGTGATCGGCCAGGCTTGTGAATTTGATTACTCCGGGACCCAGGCCTGCAAGGCTCTCAAGGAAGAGGGGTACCGGGTCGTTCTGCTCAACTCGAATCCGGCGACAATCATGACCGATCCTGATTTTGCTGATCGGACCTACATCGAGCCGGTGACCCCGGAAACCCTGCGCCGGATTATTGAAAAAGAGCGCCCCGATGCGTTGTTGCCGACCCTTGGCGGACAAACCGCTCTCAATACGGCAGTGACGGTTGCCAGGGATGGAACCCTCGAAAAATTCGGCGTCGAAATGATCGGGGCCAAGCTCGAGGCGATTGAAAAGGCCGAAGATCGAACCCTGTTTAAACAGGCGATGGACAAGATCGGGGTCGAGGTTCCGCGCTCCGGGTTTGCACATAGCTACGACGAGGCGATGCAGGTTGTTGAACATGTTGGCTTCCCGGCAATCATCCGACCTTCATACACACTTGGCGGCACCGGTGGTGGCATCGCTTATAACCGCGAAGAGTATGAACGGATGGTTATGGCCGGTATCGAGGCATCTCCGACCGACGAGGTTCTGGTCGAGGAGTCGGTGATCGGCTGGAAAGAGTATGAACTCGAGGTTATGCGCGATCTGGCCGACAACGTCGTCATCATCTGCTCGATTGAAAACTTCGATTCGATGGGCGTTCACACCGGAGATTCAATCACTGTTGCTCCGGCCCAGACCCTGACCGACAAGGAGTACCAGCTGCTGCGCGATGCCTCGCTCAAGATTATCCGCGAGATCGGGGTTGAAACCGGCGGTTCGAATATCCAGTTCGGGATCAATCCGGTCGATGGCCGGATGGTTATCATCGAGATGAATCCCCGGGTGTCGCGCTCTTCGGCTCTGGCCTCGAAAGCGACCGGCTTCCCGATCGCCAAGATCGCGGCCAAGCTCTCGGTCGGCTATACCCTGGATGAAATACCGAACGATATTACCAAGGAGACCTTTGCCGCCTTCGAGCCGACCATCGATTATGTTGTGACCAAGGTGCCGCGGTTCACTTTTGAGAAGTTTCCGCAAGCTGATGCGACCCTGACGACCCAGATGAAGTCGGTTGGTGAAGCAATGGCGATCGGCCGGACCTTCAAGGAGTCTTTCCAGAAGTCGTTGCGGTCTCTTGAAATAGGCTCCAGTGGTTTCGAAAGTCGCATGTTTGCGGAACCGGGAGATTATCGCCGGAGCTTGAGCCAGGATGAGCTGTCCGACCTTGAAGCAAAACTCCGGGTTCCCAATTGGGAACGTCTCTGGTACCTGGCTGATGCCTTGCGTGCCGGTTTCACAGTTGACAGGATTTTCAAGCTGACCGGAATTGACCCCTGGTTCGTCGATAATATCAGCCAGATTGTCGAGATGGAGCGGGCACTGATCGATTCGGCCGACCAGTTTCACAAGAAGGGCTCCCTGCTCAAAGAATCCCTGCATGAGGCCAAGCAATTCGGTTTCTCCGATAAGCGCCTGGCTGTTCTGTGGAAGACAGATGAAGATTCAATCCGCGCCTATCGTCAGGAGGCCGGTATCCGTCCGGTTTATAAACGGGTCGATACCTGCGGTGCCGAATTCGAGGCCTTTACGCCCTACCTTTACTCGACTTATGAGGAGGAGTGTGAGGCCGAGCCGTCAGATAAGAAGAAAATCATGATTCTTGGCGGTGGCCCGAACCGGATAGGGCAAGGCATCGAGTTTGACTACTGCTGCGTACATGGAGTTTTTGCCCTGGCCGAAGATGGCTTTGAAACGATTATGGTCAACTGCAATCCGGAGACGGTCTCGACCGATTATGATACATCGGATCGTCTCTATTTCGAGCCACTAACCCTTGAAGATGTTCTCGAAATCGTCCATACCGAGAAACCGGATGGCGTGATCGTCCAGTTCGGCGGGCAGACCCCGCTCAAGCTCGCAGTTGCTCTGGAGCGGGAAGGGGTTCCGATTATTGGCACGACTCCGGATGCGATCGACCGCGCCGAGGACCGGGAACGATTCCAGGCCCTGTTGCATAAACTCGATCTGAAACAGCCGGATAACGGTATCGCCCGTTCGTTTGAAGAAGCTGAAAAAATCGCGGTGCAGATCGGTTATCCGGTTGTCGTTCGCCCTTCCTATGTCCTCGGCGGCCGGGCCATGGAGATCGTTTACGAGACCGAACAGCTAAGAAATTACATGAAGTATGCAGTTGATGCCTCACCGGAACATCCGATTCTGGTTGATAAGTTTCTCGAGGATGCCATTGAGATCGATGTTGATGCTCTCGCCGACGGAACCGATGTCGTTATCGGCGGCATTATGCAGCATATCGAAGAGGCCGGAATTCATTCCGGTGACTCGGCCTGTGCCCTGCCGCCATATTCGCTCGAAGAACCTCTTATTGATGAAATTCGTCGACAGACGATTGCCCTGGCGCTGGAGCTCGATGTCAGCGGCCTGATGAATATCCAGTTTGCGATCAAGGATGATGATGTTTACCTTATCGAGGTCAACCCGCGCGCCAGTCGAACCGCGCCCTTTGTCTCAAAAGCAACCGGCCGGCCTCTGGCCAAGATAGCTGCCAGGATTATGGCGTGCCGCTCCCTCAAGGACCAGGGGATCGAGGGTGAAATTGTGCCAAAGCATGTCTCGGTGAAGGAATCGGTCTTCCCGTTCGTCAAATTCCCGGGAGTCGATACGTTGCTCGGCCCGGAAATGAAATCAACCGGCGAAGTCATGGGCATCGACTATGATTTTGGTAAGGCATTTGCCAAGGCGCAACTCGGGGCAGGGGTCAACCTGCCGCTGCAGGGAACCGTGTTCGTCAGTGTCAAGGATTCGGACAAGAAGCATATCCTCGAACCTGTACAACGGATCGTTGCGGCCGGATTCAGGATCATGGCAACAGGAGGAACTGCTTCCTACCTCAATGAGCACGGGGTCGAAGTCGAAACAATCAACAAGGTCAAGGAGGGGCGGCCTCACTGTGTTGATGCGATCAAGAGTCAACAGATCGATATGGTCTTCAATACAACGTTCGGCGCCCAGTCGATTGTTGACTCGTTTTCAATACGTCGTGAAGCACTGATGGGTAATGTTGCCTACTTTACAACCGTCGCCGGCATCCGGGCCGCGGTTGACGGGATCCTGGCAATGAAGCGGGAAAGCCTTGACTCAACGCCGATTCAGGAGTATTATCCCTCGAAATAA